In Rhodoferax koreense, a genomic segment contains:
- a CDS encoding DUF883 family protein codes for MARTSIESQEQLVDEIKATISDAEDMLSATADQAGEKVTKLRARVQARLLDAKARLIEAEELLIAKTKAAAKATDVYVHESPWTAIGVGCAVGVVVGLLIGSNRR; via the coding sequence ATGGCAAGAACCAGTATCGAGTCCCAGGAACAATTGGTCGACGAAATCAAGGCGACCATCTCCGATGCGGAAGACATGTTGTCTGCCACCGCCGACCAGGCGGGCGAAAAGGTCACCAAGCTGCGCGCGCGCGTGCAGGCCCGCCTGCTCGACGCCAAGGCCCGCCTCATCGAAGCCGAAGAGCTGCTCATCGCCAAGACCAAGGCTGCGGCCAAGGCCACCGACGTCTACGTGCACGAGTCGCCATGGACGGCCATCGGCGTGGGCTGCGCGGTCGGCGTGGTGGTGGGCCTGCTCATCGGCAGCAACCGCCGCTGA
- a CDS encoding acyl-CoA thioesterase — MSAITLRFLAEPNTVNFGGKVHGGTVMKWIDEAGYACATSWAKRYCITVYVGGIRFHHPIMIGDLVEVEARMAYTGNTSMNISVEVRSGDMKGGQMQTTTECLIVFVSVDSHGRPMPVPAWNPETPGDIALAQRAKAQLDASRSTASPRP; from the coding sequence ATGTCTGCAATCACCCTGCGTTTCCTGGCCGAACCCAACACCGTCAACTTCGGCGGCAAGGTGCACGGCGGCACCGTCATGAAATGGATCGACGAAGCCGGTTATGCCTGCGCCACGAGCTGGGCCAAGCGCTACTGCATCACGGTCTACGTGGGCGGCATCCGGTTCCACCATCCGATCATGATCGGCGACCTGGTGGAGGTGGAGGCGCGCATGGCCTACACCGGCAACACCAGCATGAACATCTCGGTGGAGGTGCGCAGCGGCGACATGAAGGGCGGCCAGATGCAGACCACCACCGAATGCCTGATCGTGTTCGTCTCGGTGGATTCGCACGGACGGCCCATGCCGGTGCCGGCGTGGAACCCCGAAACCCCGGGCGACATCGCCCTGGCCCAGCGCGCCAAGGCGCAACTCGACGCCTCGCGCTCGACGGCATCACCCAGGCCTTGA
- a CDS encoding YqjK family protein, whose product MKKTLAELQLERALLIERIAAERTVLARQLAPFQRAAETSDKVSAFVARITAYVREHPLTMAAALGLLALLKPRSSLRWAQRGFMLWRSWRVLRAWQPVGLLQKLRRFL is encoded by the coding sequence ATGAAAAAAACCCTGGCTGAACTGCAGCTGGAGCGGGCGCTGCTCATCGAGCGCATCGCCGCGGAGCGCACCGTGCTCGCGCGCCAACTCGCGCCTTTCCAGCGCGCGGCAGAAACTTCCGACAAGGTGTCGGCCTTCGTGGCCCGGATCACGGCCTACGTGCGCGAGCATCCACTGACCATGGCCGCGGCACTGGGCCTGCTGGCCCTGCTCAAGCCGCGCAGCAGCCTGCGCTGGGCGCAGCGTGGTTTCATGCTGTGGCGCAGCTGGCGCGTGCTGCGCGCCTGGCAGCCCGTGGGCCTGCTGCAGAAGCTGCGCCGCTTCCTCTGA
- a CDS encoding MFS transporter produces the protein MTPPERRASLSLAAIFALRMLGLFLVLPVFALEARKYPGGDDPALVGLAMGIYGLTQAFLQMPFGLASDRLGRKRVIVAGLLVFAAGSFVAAAADSLGGLLLGRALQGAGAVSAAVTALLADLTRDAVRTKAMALVGGSIGLMFALALVIAPPLAARVGLAGLFGLTGALALGAIALLLWQVPAEPARHPQAPRGRLSDVLAHADLRRLNAGVFVLHTVQMAMWVAVPALLVQAGLAKDHHWQVYLPAVLASFVAMGGVLFPLERRGFLRGALRGAVALLVLVQCGFGLIAWHGEPASGLWPLAGLLFLFFCAFNALEASQPSLVSKLAPPALRGAALGLYNTLQSLGLFAGGALGGALVKLAGAPVLFAATLGLCVFWLGITWGLRPIGVAPSTPHSGSH, from the coding sequence ATGACGCCGCCCGAGCGGCGTGCCAGCCTGTCGCTGGCGGCCATCTTCGCGCTGCGCATGCTCGGGTTGTTCCTGGTGCTGCCGGTGTTTGCGCTGGAAGCGCGCAAATACCCGGGCGGCGACGATCCGGCGCTGGTCGGCCTGGCCATGGGCATCTACGGCCTGACCCAGGCGTTCCTGCAGATGCCGTTCGGCCTGGCCTCCGACCGGCTCGGCCGCAAGCGCGTCATCGTCGCGGGCCTGCTGGTGTTCGCCGCTGGCAGCTTCGTGGCCGCCGCGGCCGACAGCCTCGGCGGCCTGCTGCTCGGCCGCGCACTGCAGGGCGCGGGTGCGGTGTCCGCCGCCGTGACCGCGTTGCTGGCCGACCTGACCCGCGACGCCGTGCGCACCAAGGCCATGGCGCTGGTGGGCGGCAGCATCGGGCTGATGTTCGCGCTGGCGCTGGTGATCGCGCCGCCGCTGGCGGCCCGCGTCGGCCTGGCCGGCCTTTTCGGGCTGACCGGCGCGCTGGCCCTGGGCGCCATCGCGCTCTTGCTGTGGCAGGTGCCGGCCGAGCCGGCGCGGCATCCGCAGGCGCCGCGCGGCCGGCTGAGCGACGTGCTGGCCCATGCCGACCTGCGCCGGCTCAATGCCGGGGTGTTCGTCCTGCACACGGTGCAGATGGCCATGTGGGTGGCGGTGCCGGCGCTGCTGGTGCAAGCCGGGCTGGCCAAGGACCACCACTGGCAGGTCTACCTGCCGGCCGTCCTCGCTTCCTTCGTGGCCATGGGAGGCGTGCTGTTTCCGCTGGAGCGGCGCGGCTTCCTGCGCGGTGCGCTGCGCGGGGCGGTGGCCCTGCTCGTGCTGGTGCAGTGCGGCTTCGGCCTGATCGCCTGGCACGGGGAGCCGGCCAGCGGGCTCTGGCCGCTGGCCGGCCTGCTGTTCCTGTTCTTCTGCGCCTTCAACGCGCTCGAGGCCAGCCAGCCGAGCCTGGTGTCCAAACTCGCGCCCCCGGCGCTGCGCGGCGCCGCGCTCGGCCTCTACAACACCTTGCAGTCGCTCGGCCTGTTCGCCGGCGGCGCGCTCGGTGGCGCCTTGGTCAAGCTCGCGGGGGCACCGGTGCTGTTCGCGGCCACGCTCGGGCTGTGCGTGTTCTGGCTGGGCATCACCTGGGGCCTGCGGCCGATCGGTGTCGCACCATCGACGCCACACAGCGGCAGCCACTGA
- the uvrA gene encoding excinuclease ABC subunit UvrA, producing the protein MNSPATDHLDPARDAILQRLALQQQRISVRGARTHNLKNIDLDIPRNQLVVITGLSGSGKSSLAFDTLYAEGQRRYVESLSTYARQFLQLMDKPDVDMIEGLSPAISIEQKATSHNPRSTVGTVTEIHDYLRLLFARAGTPYCPDHDLPLQAQTVSQMVDTVLALPEDTRLMVLAPIAREKKGEFIDTFAELQAQGYVRFRIDGESFEFDNLPKLKKTEKHNIDVVIDRIKVRGESDMAARDQVRQRLAESFEAALRLADGRALAIEMDHQHEHFFNAKFSCPVCNYSISELEPRLFSFNSPVGACPTCDGLGQQEFFDPARVVAFPTLSLASGAIKGWDRRNGYYFALLESLAKHYRFDIEQAFEKLPETVQQALLHGSGEEEIKFSYVMESGASQGKKVTRKHPFEGIIPNMQRRYRETDSVLVREDLARYRSTQPCPDCGGSRLRREARHVKIGEGAQARAIFEISRVTLRESFAYFGALTMHGAKGEIAEKVVREIGLRLKFLNDVGLNYLSLDRSAETLSGGESQRIRLASQIGSGLTGVMYVLDEPSIGLHQRDNDRLIDTLKHLRDIGNSVLVVEHDEDMMRAADHIIDMGLGAGVHGGKVIAQGTFEQVRDTPASLTGQYLAHTLQIAVPRRRTPWLPEMQDAALPGAGKASKVAKEAPKLQALRIVGATGHNLKNVSVDLPVGLFTCVTGVSGSGKSTLVNDTLYAAVARQIYRAHDEPAPHEEIVGIEHFDKVINVDQSPIGRTPRSNPATYTGLFTPIRELMAEVPTARERGYGPGRFSFNVAGGRCEACQGDGMVKVEMHFLPDVYVPCDVCKGQRYNRETLEVLYKGKNIAQILELTVEAAFDFLKAVPNIARKLQTLLDVGLSYIKLGQAATTLSGGEAQRVKLALELSKRDTGRTLYILDEPTTGLHFADIDLLLKVLHQLRDAGNTIVVIEHNLDVIKTADWLIDMGPEGGAGGGTVVGVGTPEDIAANPASHTGRYLQRILQAPAVAAGGQRAA; encoded by the coding sequence TTGAATTCACCCGCCACCGACCACCTCGACCCCGCCCGCGACGCCATCCTCCAGCGCCTGGCGTTGCAGCAGCAGCGCATCAGCGTGCGCGGCGCCCGCACGCACAACCTGAAGAACATCGACCTCGACATCCCGCGCAACCAGCTGGTGGTGATCACCGGACTGTCGGGTTCGGGCAAGTCGAGCCTGGCCTTCGACACCCTGTATGCCGAGGGCCAGCGGCGCTATGTGGAAAGCCTGTCCACCTATGCGCGGCAGTTCCTGCAGCTGATGGACAAGCCCGACGTGGACATGATCGAGGGCCTCTCCCCGGCGATTTCCATCGAGCAGAAGGCCACCAGCCACAACCCGCGCTCCACCGTGGGCACGGTGACCGAGATCCACGACTACCTGCGCCTGCTGTTCGCGCGCGCGGGCACGCCCTACTGCCCCGACCACGACCTGCCGCTGCAGGCCCAGACCGTGAGCCAGATGGTCGACACCGTGCTGGCGCTGCCCGAGGACACCCGGCTGATGGTGCTGGCGCCGATCGCGCGCGAGAAGAAGGGCGAATTCATCGACACCTTCGCCGAATTGCAGGCCCAGGGTTACGTGCGCTTCCGCATCGACGGCGAATCCTTCGAGTTCGACAACCTGCCCAAGCTCAAGAAGACCGAGAAGCACAACATCGACGTGGTGATCGACCGCATCAAGGTGCGTGGTGAGTCGGACATGGCCGCGCGCGACCAGGTGCGCCAGCGGCTGGCCGAAAGCTTCGAGGCCGCGCTGCGACTGGCCGACGGCCGCGCGCTGGCCATCGAGATGGACCACCAGCACGAGCATTTCTTCAACGCGAAATTCTCCTGCCCGGTGTGCAACTACTCGATCAGCGAGCTGGAGCCGCGGCTGTTCTCGTTCAATTCGCCCGTGGGCGCCTGCCCCACCTGCGACGGCTTGGGCCAGCAGGAATTCTTCGACCCGGCGCGGGTCGTGGCCTTTCCCACCTTGAGCCTGGCCAGCGGCGCCATCAAGGGCTGGGACCGGCGCAACGGCTACTATTTCGCGCTGCTCGAGAGTCTGGCCAAACACTACAGGTTCGACATCGAGCAGGCTTTCGAGAAACTCCCCGAGACGGTGCAACAAGCCTTGCTGCATGGCTCGGGCGAAGAGGAAATCAAGTTCAGCTACGTGATGGAGTCCGGTGCCTCGCAGGGCAAGAAGGTCACCAGGAAGCACCCTTTCGAGGGCATCATCCCCAACATGCAGCGGCGTTACCGCGAGACGGATTCGGTGCTGGTGCGCGAAGACCTGGCGCGCTACCGCAGCACCCAGCCGTGCCCGGACTGCGGCGGCTCCCGCCTCCGGCGCGAGGCGCGCCACGTGAAGATCGGCGAGGGGGCGCAGGCGCGCGCCATCTTCGAGATCAGCCGCGTCACGCTGCGCGAGAGCTTCGCGTATTTCGGCGCGCTGACCATGCACGGCGCCAAGGGCGAAATCGCCGAGAAGGTGGTGCGCGAGATCGGCCTGCGTCTGAAATTCCTCAACGACGTGGGCCTGAACTACCTGAGCCTGGACCGCAGCGCCGAGACGCTCTCGGGCGGCGAATCGCAGCGCATCCGCCTGGCCTCGCAGATCGGCTCGGGCCTGACCGGCGTGATGTACGTGCTCGACGAGCCCAGCATCGGCCTGCACCAGCGCGACAACGACCGCCTGATCGACACGCTGAAACACCTGCGCGACATCGGCAACAGCGTGCTCGTGGTCGAGCATGACGAAGACATGATGCGCGCGGCCGACCACATCATCGACATGGGCCTGGGCGCGGGCGTGCATGGCGGCAAGGTGATCGCCCAGGGCACGTTCGAGCAGGTGCGCGACACGCCGGCATCGCTCACCGGCCAGTACCTGGCGCACACGCTGCAGATCGCCGTGCCGCGGCGGCGCACGCCCTGGCTGCCGGAGATGCAGGACGCGGCGCTTCCTGGCGCAGGGAAGGCGTCGAAAGTCGCCAAGGAAGCGCCCAAGCTGCAGGCGCTGCGCATCGTCGGCGCCACGGGCCACAACCTCAAGAACGTGAGCGTCGACTTGCCCGTAGGCCTGTTCACCTGCGTGACCGGCGTGTCAGGCTCCGGCAAATCCACGCTGGTCAACGACACGCTCTATGCGGCCGTGGCGCGCCAGATCTACCGCGCGCACGACGAGCCGGCGCCCCACGAGGAAATCGTCGGCATCGAACATTTCGACAAGGTGATCAACGTCGACCAGTCGCCGATCGGCCGCACGCCGCGCAGCAACCCGGCCACCTACACCGGCCTGTTCACGCCGATCCGCGAGCTCATGGCCGAGGTGCCCACGGCGCGCGAACGCGGCTACGGGCCGGGCCGCTTCAGCTTCAACGTGGCCGGCGGCCGCTGCGAGGCGTGCCAGGGCGACGGCATGGTCAAGGTGGAGATGCACTTCCTGCCCGACGTCTACGTGCCCTGCGATGTGTGCAAGGGCCAGCGCTACAACCGGGAAACGCTGGAGGTGCTCTACAAGGGCAAGAACATCGCGCAGATCCTGGAGTTGACGGTCGAGGCCGCGTTCGACTTCCTCAAGGCCGTGCCCAACATCGCGCGCAAGCTGCAGACCCTGCTCGACGTGGGCCTGTCCTACATCAAGCTCGGCCAGGCCGCGACCACCCTGTCCGGCGGCGAGGCGCAGCGCGTGAAGCTGGCGCTGGAGTTGAGCAAACGCGACACCGGCCGCACCCTGTACATCCTGGACGAGCCGACCACCGGCCTGCACTTCGCCGACATCGACCTGCTGCTCAAGGTGCTGCACCAGCTGCGCGATGCCGGCAACACCATCGTGGTGATCGAGCACAACCTCGATGTGATCAAGACCGCCGACTGGCTGATCGACATGGGCCCCGAAGGCGGCGCGGGTGGCGGCACCGTGGTGGGCGTGGGCACGCCGGAGGACATTGCCGCGAATCCGGCCAGCCACACGGGCCGGTACCTGCAGCGCATCCTGCAGGCGCCAGCAGTGGCGGCCGGCGGTCAACGCGCCGCGTAG
- a CDS encoding phage holin family protein: MAVSLLGTGHTRLKLLGNEIHTEKLRILRQLGFAAGMIFCAGLAILLAVALLVVLFWDQRVALLAGLTLLFAALGIFFYTSLRRSSEDAENLFAASLAELQEDLRQLKSAAATPAPAAHEKNPG, from the coding sequence ATGGCGGTGTCCCTGCTGGGCACCGGCCATACCCGGCTGAAACTGCTCGGCAACGAAATCCACACCGAGAAGCTGCGCATCCTGCGCCAACTGGGCTTCGCCGCCGGCATGATCTTCTGCGCGGGCCTGGCGATCCTGCTGGCCGTAGCCCTGCTCGTGGTGCTGTTCTGGGACCAGCGCGTGGCCTTGCTGGCCGGGCTCACTCTGTTGTTTGCCGCACTCGGCATCTTCTTCTACACCTCGCTCAGGCGCTCGAGCGAGGACGCCGAAAACCTGTTCGCGGCCAGCCTGGCCGAGCTGCAGGAAGACCTGCGCCAGCTCAAATCGGCTGCCGCAACCCCGGCACCTGCCGCCCATGAAAAAAACCCTGGCTGA
- a CDS encoding chloride channel protein, translating to MHREPDFLQNLRGELSNGRLWLERAIVLAYAVAAGLFVVGFTLLSDRTFGLFEALYHAHPWAVFLWTPALTAAIAWLTRRYFPGAGGSGIPQVMAALDPGLPPEARGRFVSLKLTLAKIGLSSAGLLAGLSIGREGPSVQVAAGVMQHAQRWLRLGSGLNAHALLVAGGAAGIAAAFNAPLAGVVFAIEELSRKLESRSSGLIITAIVLAGLVAVSTFGNLSYFGVIKVPRLGWDALLPGLVVTLSCGVLGGLFARLLLASLTGSPDRISRWRGRYPVRFAAAGGLAIALIGTVTGGATFGAGSHAVRDMLAGDFDLPAFYVTLKFAATWLTAWCGVPGGIFAPSLSIGAGVGHNVAVLMGGDISAALIAMGMAAFLAAVTQAPLTAFIIVMEMVDGHAMVLSLMSAAMLASLVSRMVSRPLYGSLAEFMTRPFVAERDRSPAAH from the coding sequence ATGCACCGCGAGCCCGATTTCCTGCAGAACCTGCGTGGCGAGCTGTCCAATGGCCGTTTGTGGCTGGAACGCGCGATCGTGCTGGCCTACGCGGTGGCCGCCGGGCTGTTCGTGGTGGGCTTCACCCTGCTCAGCGACCGGACTTTCGGCCTGTTCGAGGCGCTGTACCACGCCCATCCCTGGGCGGTGTTCCTGTGGACGCCGGCGCTGACCGCCGCCATCGCCTGGCTCACGCGGCGCTATTTCCCGGGCGCGGGCGGCTCCGGCATTCCGCAGGTGATGGCCGCGCTCGATCCCGGCCTGCCACCCGAGGCGCGCGGGCGTTTCGTGTCATTGAAGCTCACGCTGGCCAAGATCGGCCTTTCTTCGGCGGGGCTGCTGGCCGGCCTGTCGATCGGCCGCGAGGGGCCTTCGGTGCAGGTGGCGGCCGGCGTGATGCAGCATGCGCAGCGCTGGCTGCGGCTGGGTTCGGGCCTCAATGCCCATGCGCTGCTGGTGGCCGGCGGCGCGGCCGGCATCGCCGCGGCCTTCAACGCGCCGCTGGCTGGCGTGGTGTTCGCCATCGAGGAATTGTCGCGCAAGCTCGAATCGCGCAGCAGCGGGCTGATCATCACCGCCATCGTCCTGGCCGGCCTGGTGGCGGTGTCCACCTTCGGGAACCTGAGCTACTTCGGCGTGATCAAGGTGCCGCGCCTGGGCTGGGACGCCTTGTTGCCCGGTCTGGTCGTCACCCTGAGCTGCGGCGTGCTCGGCGGGTTGTTCGCGCGGCTGCTGCTGGCCTCGCTCACCGGTTCGCCGGACCGCATCAGCCGCTGGCGCGGCCGTTACCCGGTGCGGTTTGCGGCGGCGGGCGGCCTGGCCATCGCGCTGATCGGCACCGTGACCGGTGGCGCCACCTTCGGCGCGGGCTCGCACGCGGTGCGTGACATGCTGGCCGGCGATTTCGACCTGCCGGCCTTCTATGTGACGCTCAAGTTCGCCGCCACCTGGCTCACCGCCTGGTGCGGCGTGCCCGGCGGCATCTTCGCGCCTTCGCTGTCGATCGGCGCGGGCGTGGGGCACAACGTGGCGGTGCTGATGGGCGGCGACATCTCGGCGGCGCTGATCGCCATGGGCATGGCGGCGTTCCTCGCGGCCGTCACGCAGGCGCCGCTGACCGCGTTCATCATCGTCATGGAGATGGTGGACGGCCATGCCATGGTGCTGAGTCTGATGTCGGCGGCGATGCTGGCCAGCCTGGTGTCGCGCATGGTGAGCCGGCCGCTGTACGGCAGCCTGGCCGAGTTCATGACCCGGCCCTTCGTGGCCGAACGGGATCGGAGCCCAGCCGCGCACTGA
- a CDS encoding 5'-methylthioadenosine/adenosylhomocysteine nucleosidase, protein MATAILSALPEEQEGLAALMTDTETVRHAGREFHRGRWQGAPVVFALSRIGKVAAATTAAALIERFGVQRIVFTGVAGGLHPEVRVGDTVIAGEFLQHDMDATPLFPRHEIPLYARSRFGADMALSATIFEAATADKTGVGGTFDAETIRRFGLQAMRVHRGLLVSGDRFVSSAGEARALREALPDALAVDMEGAAVAQVCHDYGIPFAAVRHISDRADDAAHVDFPAYLKAVAALQARAVITRFLSAQAQRP, encoded by the coding sequence GTGGCCACCGCCATCCTCAGCGCCCTGCCCGAGGAGCAGGAAGGCCTGGCCGCCCTGATGACGGACACCGAAACCGTACGGCATGCCGGGCGCGAGTTCCATCGGGGGCGTTGGCAGGGTGCGCCGGTGGTGTTCGCGCTGTCGCGCATCGGCAAGGTCGCGGCGGCGACGACCGCGGCGGCGCTGATCGAGCGTTTCGGTGTGCAGCGCATCGTGTTTACCGGCGTGGCCGGTGGCCTGCACCCCGAGGTGCGGGTCGGCGACACGGTGATCGCCGGCGAATTCCTGCAGCACGACATGGACGCGACGCCGCTGTTCCCGCGCCACGAGATCCCGCTCTACGCCCGCAGCCGGTTTGGTGCGGACATGGCGCTATCTGCTACCATTTTTGAAGCAGCCACTGCAGATAAAACGGGCGTCGGAGGCACTTTCGATGCCGAAACCATCCGTCGTTTCGGCTTGCAGGCGATGCGTGTGCACCGCGGCCTGCTGGTCAGCGGCGACCGTTTCGTGTCGTCCGCCGGGGAGGCCCGGGCCCTGCGCGAGGCCCTGCCGGATGCCCTGGCCGTGGACATGGAGGGTGCGGCCGTGGCCCAGGTCTGCCACGACTACGGCATCCCCTTCGCGGCGGTGCGCCATATTTCCGACCGCGCGGACGATGCGGCGCACGTGGACTTTCCGGCCTATCTGAAGGCGGTGGCCGCGCTGCAGGCCAGGGCGGTGATCACCCGCTTTCTTTCGGCGCAGGCGCAACGGCCCTGA